One region of Juglans microcarpa x Juglans regia isolate MS1-56 chromosome 7S, Jm3101_v1.0, whole genome shotgun sequence genomic DNA includes:
- the LOC121240695 gene encoding disease resistance protein RPV1-like yields MATPNLPSSLEHRSDDQWVYDIFLSFRGEDTRKSFVDHLYSALVRARIKTFRDDDALRRGENISTEILNAIRGSRISIVVFSQGYASSKRCLEELAEIVRCKNTKRHTFFPVFYHVSPTDVRKQTGTFAESFARHEERFQKDMMRVKRWRAALTEAANCSGWDLETVNGYYTIFLIKII; encoded by the coding sequence ATGGCTACTCCAAACCTTCCATCATCTTTGGAACACAGATCTGATGATCAGTGGGTTTATGACATCTTTCTCAGTTTCAGAGGTGAAGACACTCGCAAGAGTTTCGTCGATCACCTCTACTCCGCTTTGGTGAGAGCCAGAATTAAAACCTTCCGAGATGACGACGCGCTTCGAAGAGGGGAAAACATCTCTACCGAAATACTCAATGCGATCCGTGGATCAAGGATTTCCATTGTTGTCTTTTCCCAAGGGTATGCTTCTTCTAAGAGGTGTCTTGAAGAGCTTGCAGAAATTGTGCGTTGCAAGAATACGAAACGTCACACTTTTTTTCCTGTATTTTATCATGTGAGCCCGACAGATGTTCGAAAGCAGACTGGAACTTTTGCCGAATCATTTGCGCGGCATGAAGAGCGGTTTCAGAAGGACATGATGAGGGTAAAAAGGTGGAGAGCAGCTCTAACTGAAGCTGCAAACTGTTCCGGCTGGGATCTCGAGACTGTTAACGGgtattatactatttttttaatcaaaatcatATAA